From the genome of Prunus persica cultivar Lovell chromosome G8, Prunus_persica_NCBIv2, whole genome shotgun sequence:
TTAGACCCCACGAAAGTGTGGAGCAAGAAAGCCCAAAAACTAAGCCCAAAACAACCCCACATTGCCAACTTCCTACCATTAGGTCTTTGGAGCTCAGTTTCTGCGAGTGTTTAGGCTTCTTGGTATCATTCGGCCGGGCCTGCTAGGTTTCCAATCCTTTTGGGCTTTGCCCAATTTAATTctctttaataaatttaaaatttcaagaatAGACAAAATAGACCCATTTATTTACTAAAATTTGAGATGCAacctattattattattatttatacaaTTAATATTCTACTATAAATTAGAGAGAGGAGGGTTCGAATTCAGCTGCAGTGTGAAGAGCATTTTCACTCTAGTCAACTTAATTAAGTCTATGCCTGCGAGATGCAACCTATTATTTAATAATACAAAAGATGCAACCTCctaacccccccccccccaaaaaaaagaaaaggacatgAAGGCTTGGCAATAGACAACAGCAGGAAAAATGTAAAAGATTTGGTGAGCTCGGGAGGGAGGGGTGGAGTCGGTAAAGtgggaaaattttgaaatcgCAATTGggaaattttccaatttcccTTTCCCACCCAAAAGGAACCGCCATTTGGTCTGACCACATTTAAAACAAACCGAAACCCGCTCCATATTCACGACCCGCTTTGGATAAAATACGCACACTCTCCTCCAAAACCTCTTTCCCTCTTAATTTTCCTATCTCTACAGTTTCCTTCCTTCTTCAGCTTCCCGAGAACCCTTcaggtttctctctctctctctctctctctctctctctctctctgttaaTCTGTGttagatttctctctctaaaccTCTCTTTGTGCTCTCGTTGAGAATTGTGTTTCTAGATTAGggttttttcttcactttctttggATACTGCTTTGTTGACTTtaccaaattttcatttttgggttATTCGAGCAGAGCTAAGCCCAGATCTAGACCCTTTTCTTCGTTTGAAGTTTGTGGTTTGTACAATTTTGTAGTCTATatttaaacttgaattttctgaattttccCACTTTGATCTCCGTGATACTTTTACAGATCTGGTTCTCGTTTTGCTTCATCAACCGAGTTtggatatttatttatttttgtttgtaaatacTTAGTCTAGATTTGCCTTCATTTTATTCACCGACGGTGTTTCAGTGTCAGATTTGCATAACTTTCTCCtaaatatttttctgtttattaAAATCAGAATTTCAACTTGCTGTGAAGTCCTGAttggtttagttttcttgGTCTCCTGTTTATCTTAtcgttttgggttttcttatttttttatttgtgaattttgaaaagaattttTACAGGCAGAAATGGCGGGCAAAGGCGGGAAGGGGCTTTTGGCAGCGAAAACCACAGCAGCTAACAAGGacaaggagaaggagaaggacaAGAAGAGGCCTGTTTCCCGTTCATCTCGTGCTGGTATCCAGGTATTCctctaaattttcaattcattaAATCCtctaatttattaaattaatagaATCTGAACCAAAATTCTTGTTGTGATCATGTTTATTGCTCATGAGTTGCATTGGGTTAGTTTAATTTGTGTTGTTGGTGTTGCTTTTGAAATTGGGTATGTGTAGTTTCCGGTGGGTCGAATTCACAGGCAGCTGAAATCCAGAATTGCAGCACATGGCCGTGTTGGAGCCAATGCTGCCGTGTACTTGGCCTCAATCCTTGAGTACCTGACAGCTGAGGTTCTCGAGTTGGCTGGAAATGCAAGCAAAGATCTCAAGGTGAAGAGAATCACACCAAGGCATCTGCAACTGGCCATTAGGGGAGATGAAGAGCTTGACACTCTCATCAAAGGAACCATTGCTGGTGGTGGTGTCATTCCCCACATTC
Proteins encoded in this window:
- the LOC18766867 gene encoding histone H2A variant 1, which translates into the protein MAGKGGKGLLAAKTTAANKDKEKEKDKKRPVSRSSRAGIQFPVGRIHRQLKSRIAAHGRVGANAAVYLASILEYLTAEVLELAGNASKDLKVKRITPRHLQLAIRGDEELDTLIKGTIAGGGVIPHIHKSLINKTSKE